Below is a genomic region from Lutra lutra chromosome 18, mLutLut1.2, whole genome shotgun sequence.
AGCCTCCCACCAAACACCGCCCCCCACCCGTGGGGCTCCTCGCCTTGCCACCAGAGGCCCACTGTCCAGTCCCACCGCTGCCTCCCGACAGCCCTCAGAGGAGGGCGGGCCTCCTCACTCCTGACCTTGCTatctccctgtctgcctccacccctgccccgtCCCAGTCACCCCTGCCAACCATCAGGGGCCCTCCAAGTTCCCAGAGGGCCCCCAGGTCACGGAGCCCTCCCGTCCCAGCGTGCCCCTGTGTTCTCGCTGCGGGAACCTACTAAAGCAGACACAGGCGGGGTCTCCCCTGCCCTCCGTGTGCTCACGTGTGAGCGCTGCTGAGGAATGACCTAGCAGTGTGGGCTGGCCTCACCTCAAATTCATAAACCCAGTTCTCCGGTGCTCAGAGCTTCCTGGCAATTCTACCAGAATCTCATTATGTGCTTTTTCCCACTCTCCCAACCACTTCGAGAGGCCCTCCCTGTACACACAGCTCCCCAGTCCAGTCCCTGTGACCCTCTCTCACATCTGAGAATAGAAACCATCAGGACGAGAACTTGTAAGTCACCTTCTGCAGGGCAGATACAATCCCTTCATTCTTCTCCTTAAATTCTACAAGGACCTCCTTTCGTacttaaaaatccaaatttaacTCTGGTCCTGAATGACCTTCAGCTCCACCTGCCTCCCCACAGCATTTTGgatcatttccattttcagatCCTTGAGCCACACTTTGCTTTCCTGTGTTCCTGAATGAGCGGAGCTTGTTCCTGCCTCTGGACCTTTGCACTGTCTCCCCTGTGCCCAAAAAGCGctctcccacacacacccacccacactccCAACCCTTGTGCACAACCCAGATATAGACTTGGCTTAGATCTCCTCAGAAAAGCCTGCCCTCCTTGACTACCTGAAAAGCGCCCCCACAGCCACTCAGGACGCCCTGCCTTCTACCTGACGCCTCCTGCTCCCTGAACCTGTATTTAGCCACTGACCACCAGCCTCGTCCCGGCCAGACCGGGAAGCTCTCTAAGTTAGGAAACTGATCCCAGCACTTAGGACGGCACCTGCTGCGGCCGACCAAGGCCATTCCCGATCTTACCTCCAAACACAGGTTTGCTCTCAGGGGTGCTGCCCACATTGAAGGCAAAGGGTGTGCTCTGACTGGATCCGCCCAACGTGCTCTGACTCAAGCCTCCTCCGAAAGGGGTCGTGCTGCTGGTGGTCCCGCTCTGTCCTGTGCCAAAGCTGAACGCTCCGGAGGTGCCAGGGGTGGCCACGTGGATCCCAAAGCCCCCGCTGCCGGCCGGGCCGGCAGATCCTCCAAACGTGAAGGGCGATGGCGTCGCGCCGCCAAACACGGAACTACCGGTCCCGCTGCTGGTGGTCTGGGTCGCGGCCCCAAAGCCGGAGGTGGTGGCTGCCccaaaggagaacacaggcgcTCCGCTGCCGAAGGCGGGCTGGGTGCCGGCGGGGGTGCCGAAGGCGGAGGCGGGCTTCAAGCTGCCGAAACTGGACGGCGCGGCACCGCCGAAGGCAGGCTGGGCCGGGCCGGGCGCCGGGGTCGCGGCCGTGGAGTTCCCGAAAGTGAAGGAGCTGCCGAAGCCGGGGCCGAGGGCGGGCTTGGCGGCCCCCTGCGGCTGCCCGTCGGCGGCCCCGAACGCGGGCTGGGGGTGGGCGCCGGGGTACGAAGGCAGCGTGGGCTTGGCGCTCGAGCCGAAGGGAATGTGGAAGGCCGGGGCTGCGGCGGCAGCGGTGGTGAAGGTCGGCGCCGGCGGGCTGCCGGTGGCGGGGGCGGGCGTGCTAAGGCCGCCGCCAAAGCCGCTGAGGCAGGgggcgccgccgccgctgctggtGGCAGCGGTCCGCACGGCTCCAGGCAGGGACTGGCCGAACGTGGTGACGGCCGTGGACGCGGGCGTGGTGGGCGGCTTGCCGAACTGGAAGATGGAGCCCGCGGCTGGGGTAAAGCTGGCCCCGGAGGCGGGGGGGGCCCCAAAGAGGAAAGGCGGGGCAGCGGAGGTGGTGGTGCTGGTCACGCTGCTCACGCCGAAGCTGAACACGGGCTTCGAAGTGGAGTCGGCCGATGTGCTGGCTGTGCTTGTGGGAGCCGCGGCTGAGGTGGCACCGGCCTGGCCGGCGAAGAGAGGAACATTCCCGGCAGTGGCCGGGGCAGCGGTCTGACTGAAGGAGAAGGGAGCGGACAAGGGCGCAGACGTAGGGGACCCCATGCTGCCAAAGATAGGCTTGAACATGGGCTGAGGGCtgctggcaggggcagggagggcagagccagaAGGTGCCGTGGTGGCGACCTTGGAGGGGCTGGACAGCAAGGGGTCCTCGTTCTCGCTTTTTGGCGGGACCATAAAGATGGGCTTGAACATGGGGGATGCTGAGGACACGCTGGGGGCTGTCGACACGGGGGGGTCAGCAGGCGCGGCACTCAGCATTCCCAGCAGAAGACtcggcttgggggtgggggacggggcaGCCGGGGCTGGGGACATGGAGGACTTCTCAGCCTGAGGAGCCAGAGAGGACACGGTGGTGTTGGTGGCTGGTATCTGGGACGCAGCAGGTGTCAGCCCCAAGAAATTGGCTGCAGATTTGGCCTCTGAGGAGGTGCCTGGAAGGGGCCCTGACTGTGGAGAGCCAAGAGGGGCCAGAAGGCTGGGTGTCTTCGGAGGCGAAGGGGCCGCAGTGGCTGCCGCTGCCGTGGActctggaaagaagagagaacgGAGAACGTGCGTCCTGAATACCGTGACGGGCCAGCACTCGGGGCTTCTGTGCCCGGGGCCGGGGTCCGGGCGAGGGCTGCCAAGTCAGTCCGCAGATGTGACTCCCTCTATACCACAAACCCTTCAAGTACCCACACCCTAAAATTAAGGTGCTGTTCACTATTTCTACCCTTCACAGAGCGTAAGCTACTGGGAAAATACAATTTGGCTTAAATGGAGAAGCGATGCGTGAACTCTACGGAAAATCCAAACACCCAGACTCAAGTCCAGTGAAATCCCTTACTCACCCGAGAACGGTTTACCGCATTTGCCCACGGTGGGCGGGATGCGGAGCATGTAGCTGTGGACGGAGAGCCCCTGCCGCGGGGCTCGGGGAGAGGCTGAGGCCTGGTACAGACCGCTGCGTGCCCAAGTGTGCCCAGAGGAGCGTGGGCACATACAGTGCCGTGACCGACCCCTGGACACCTCGAGGGAAAAGGACTGTGTCCTCTCGTGCCTGTGGTCTGAAAGGCCCCTAACTGTGTGAGCCCATTTCCATTTCAAAGAGGCTCGTGCCTCGCAAGCTGTTACCCGCGTATTATGGAAGATGACGGCAAGGCTCAGAGCAGCTCAGGAAGTGAAGAATTTCAAATCACGAGCCATGTGAGCCCCGTGACAGCCAAAACAAGGCCACTGACCCCAGCTTGAAGCACGGCAGCCCCCTTCCCGCGAGCTTGCTGATCACAGACTTCAGAAGCTCTTGGGTGCGCACCAGCTCGGGACGGGTGAGCCACACAGGCTCAAGCTCCCCCAGGTTTCCGAGGGGCTGGCAGGTGTGTGTCTTCTGCTTCAAGTGAAACCTAGCTGTGTCCTGTGCGGCAGAGGGGGCTCGCCCACTCACCCGGGGAAGACGGCAGGCTGGCGGAACTCTGCATCTTCTTCAAGCTCTCCAGCAGCGGGTTGGTGcttggggctggggtggaggctggggcgGAGGCTGGGGCAGCGGCGGTCCCAGCAGCGGGCAGGGTAAACGTCAGAGAAGGCTGAGTGGTAGGGGGCTTCTCAGTGACACAGTTCGAGGCAGCatctaaaggaaggaagaaagaccacGTTTGGCAATTTTCTCCCAAGGGTACACCACGGAGCACGGGGCGTTCGGGGTCTCAGCATCTGCTTATCTGGAAATCCCTCTCCAGTGCTGGTCCTCACGGTTCTCCTGAGGACCCAAAAGGATTTCTCAGATGAGAAGAATCCAAATAAAACCCCTCCGGAGCGCGGAGCTGGTTGCTCTTCCTTACCGGTCCCTTCCGCCAAGGCCTTGTTAAACCACCGCAGCGAAGCTCTCTTTTCCAGATCGAGGTCTTCGGCGGTGATGGAGTAGccaagctggggaggagggggctgccaGAGAGAAAGACGAGAGGCCTGTCAGCCAGAGAAGCTGGAGGAAGCCTGCACCCGGCTCCCTAGAGCTTGCAATCGCGGCGCTGGGGAGGGCAGGTGTGGACGGACAGAGCAGAGCCCTACCAGCGCCAGCCGGGCCCCTCGCCGCGGGGGCAGCAGCTGAACCTTCCGCCTGCGCTGCCCTGAGCTGCCAGGCGTGGGTGGGGAGCTCCACGAGTTCTGTGCTTTCCACGTGGTCGAATCTGCAGCTGAAGAAACAAACgacttgttttcttcctcttctcctccagaAATGGCAGGTTTGTCCACCCACCTGGTTTTTCACACTGAAACTTCACTGGGTACCTCTGAAAGGTCCCACCTTCCATGGTTGGGGTCTTGGGTACTGTTCCGACATTATTTCAGACGGGAGGGCCCCAAACACAGGCAGACAAGTGCTTACTACCGGATGGGCACTACCTACGCCGCTGGCAGACTGCTGCGCCTCTGTTGACCGCCAGCCCACAGTCACGCCGGGCTGCGGTGGAGACCTGCCCGTGCCGCAGACTACAAGACGGGCTCTTTTTGCTCTGTGCCTACCAGGCCCTACATGCAGCGATGCTCATCATGTGTTTTCGGACAGACGGCGGTCTACACACCCTTCAGAAACTCTCCCACCGCAAGCCACTCTCACACGCTTCTCAACCTACCTCTTTCTCCCTGGGCCTCCTTGTCTGCTGCCAACGGAGTTGAAGAACTGGAGCGATGAGAAAGCTCGTCTTCTCTGCAGGCAGAAGAGGCACCAGTGCGCTTAGAAACACCTCCTGacttgggcacttgggtggctcagttagttaagcgtctgtctttggctcagatcatgatcccagggtcttgacatggagccctgcatcggtccctctgctcagcaggcagcctacttttccctctccccaagccctgcttgtgatctctctctcgctctctcaaattaaataaaagtaaaatcttaaaaaaaaaacccaaaaaactcctcCCCGCAGACTACTGGGTAACTTCTCACACCCTCCTAACTACCAACCAGCCAAAGTCCAGGCCGTCATAATTTAAGATCGCAGTATGCCAAgacaaaaaattgaagaaatcaaaagaaaattcctACAAGCCAAAGGGAACCAGTTCATGGATGCCACGGAGAAACCTCTTACAGCAGGCACAATGCAGCAACCTTTAAAACCTTACTTAAACCTGCCAAGCCCTGAGAGATGTCACATATCTGACCCCAAGAGCAGCGTTCTAGTTGACTTTTGGTGCCCAGAGGGTCAACTGCAATCTAGAACGTGGCCTCCCCTGCCCCTGACGTAACTCACTCCGCTCCCTGTGCTCGCTGTGGCCTCCCTGCACAGCCGGGCTGCTCGGGCTGTGGGATGAGGAAGAGCCTGAGCCTCTAGGGTCAGCATGGAAAACTGTAGAGATGAGAGCCGCTCAGGCAGGTACTTCTCACTGTCCTTCTAGATGGCAATGTGATTCTCCAACTCACAGCCGCAGGAAGCCTAAGAGCCAAGCATGTGTCCCTCCTTTCTGCGAGTCAGGACTCCTtaccttattttctttgctgGCCTCTCTGGTGTCTGGGAGCGGGACGAGGCAGGGCTAGATAACGGAGATGAGCTGGGCCCAGTTCTCTTCCAAAGCTGAAAGGTACACAGTGACATGACTGAGCCTAAGGACAATGTAACTCTGCCTATCAAGTCTCCTTTTCAGCGACTTACACATTTCTCTATGGGGTGGCCTGACTGGCTAAGGTGGCAGACAGTGTGACTCTTAACCTTGGGgttgtggggtcaagccccattttgggtacagagattactcaaaaataaaatcctaggaaaaaacccccaaaaaacaacctTTGTGGAGGAAAGTTAACTGCCAGTAATAACTACGGGGGGAAATAATGTGAACGAGTACGGGAAAGCTCGGCAGTCAGCACGTAAGCGGGGAGGTACTTTCTGCACACACTAGAAAGTGGAACGTTACATTCGGTCATGGTTTAGCGCCATGACGCATGCAAGTTTATAGTATCTCAGAAATGATAAAACTAAGAAACTTTTCCAAACCTCTGCCCAAAACCCTATCACAGCGAAGATAGGCCCATAATCTAGTCCTGCTTCggttaaattttcagttttactccaacttttttaaaaaaatgtgctacCAAGACATTTATGACTTTTGCAGCATCTGTGATGTTTACTGTTACATGACAACGGTTCAGACATGCCGTCTATGCTACCAGGCAGTCCCCTGATAACAAAGACGGTCtattcccaccctcctccctcctgcaaaGCGGCCTCGTGGCAAAGTAACCAACAGGAAGCACCCGCGCGCAGCTGTCTAGCCTCATCCCAGCAGCACGGGGCTATCACTGTTGCATTTTTCTCAGTGAGGCGCTTCTGGTGATTTCTTCACTCCGTAACAGTTACATCATgtaaggggcagctgggtggctcagttggctgagtgtccagctctcagttttggctctcatgatttcagggctgtgagatggaacCCCGTGCTCTGTGGGGCGTCTGTCTGAAAGTCTCTCCCCCGAACCCTGCTCCCTTGCACGtgcactctaaaataaataaatctaaacaaaaacaaaaacctctctcTGTAAAAGTACTGGCAGGTAGCAAGGATACTCTACTGTATACCCTTTGAACCATCTCAATTTTCAACCACACTAACATTcccataaaacagaaaaacctatGTGGGCAGGAAATAAAACATCCCCGAACCAAACAGAAaccataaaattaaaaggcaaatgattTCAGCAAGTCACCATCTTTACCTGTAAACACGGGAATCCTGCAAGCCCACGGAAGTATAAGGAACATTACCAAGTGAAAAGTAAGCAAGAGATAGaacaagtcataaaaaaaaaaaaaaaaaaaaagagtcaatcgATGTATCTAGCAGTCAACTTAGTTCCGCACTGTGATTCACTTTTTAATTAGCCGAGTTCCCACTTCAGAGAGGTTCCGTGCTTTATACTTGACAACGGAAGACAAGCAAGCGCGCTCCGTCACCAGGAAACGGCAACGTGGAGAAGGGACAGGAGAGTTCACAAGCTGACCGTGATCAACCAAAAGGGAACAGAGGTGTCTACACAGGAGCCCAGGGGAGAGACGCAGCGCTGGTTAGAGAATTGGTAGAGGAGGAAGGGGACGTCAAGGACCCTTTCATGACTCCCCAAACAGCACCCGAAGAAAGACAAGCTGCATGGGCTTGCGATGGGACAGACCCATCACCCCACAGCAGGAAAAGAACGAGGAAGGGAAGACTCCAGGAAGGGATCAGGTGCTCCCAGAAGAGGACAAATGTCCTGGTCTGGCTGATAACAGAGAACATGTGAAGGAGCAACTGGGGACACAGAGTGCCGAGCTGGGGTCTGACGCGCTGGAGGCAAAAGGAACTATTCCGACTTTGGAAAATGACGAGTCTCATTAGACACACGAAGAGATCAGTGCCATGCACACAGAGGTCAGAAGCCAGCTCACTCCCACTGTAACTGGTTCCCGTCTAACATGTGCACTGATTTTACAATTTCGAAGCCAGAGCTCCTTGCTCGGGCAGCCATAGATCCGGCTATTTCCTAGCGTTCCGCCGGGAGAACACGCAAGTCAAAGATCCCTGCTACCACCTGCGCCGAATGTAAAGGCTGTCGCCTTTGCTGATTACTGGAGATAATCGCTACACGCCAACACGTTTTTTCCAAAGAGAAGCTTTAACATGAATAACTTTCATATTACTTCATCTCCTCTCCTAAAACCTACTTCCGGGAACTTATCATATATGCAAATACCACACGTGAACAGGGAACTGGAAACTCCTGAGAACACCGAACAGCAGTCCGTATCGGGGCTGCATTTCCTACGGGAGGTCACAGGCTCCACTGTCAGTGAGGGTGCTTATCACAAACCCTGACCCTCTTTCAGGCAACAGCCGTGTCCTTCTAGAGCAACATTCCCGCTGGGGACAAGCAGCAAACACTGGGGAAGAAGCAGCCTACACGTGTGAAAGCGGGGCAGTGCCAGGGAAGAGCTACCAGGCCAGGGGGACATCGTGGAGACCAGAGAAGAGGAGCCAAGGGCTGAGCCCCCATGTTTAggtccccttttcctctcccGGTAACCGCCAATTCCAAAAGGAGAAGCTGCAGTTGAGAGGCTGAGAGAAGCTTCTGGCAGTCTCATGTGGttgcaaagacaaaaatgaactcagGGCTTTCCAAAGTACAGGGGCCTTAACATGACCTAAAGCTTCTGGTTGGGATCCTCAAGGCTCCGAACAGGGACAGAGGGGAAATCAGAAATGAACCAGCCCTCACCAGAACTGACAGCCAACTCAGAATCAGGTCAAGTCCTCCCACACAGAAGTCACTGGCTCCTATCCTAGCTATTGCCAGAGGcaagataaaaaagcaaaacctctCTGGAGAAAGATACCATCATTCAGAGCTTCAAGTcatcattgcattttttttttcaatgtctgACAGAGGAATACAGCAGCgacaaaaatcaaatatataagtaaCATTTAACCAATAACCCAGAAGAAGAAAGCACACATCAGAAGACACAGAAGATTCAAATATCGGAACTACTGAATAAAACTTTAGAACTGTTAttataatgatttaaaataacaatatggAGAATCCTGGCAGGCAAACGGGACACTATAAGGATAACAATAATGACTTAAGAATGCAATGGGGAGGCTGAAATAGCACAGAGCTAAAGGAAACTGGCAGACGACGGAAGAACTGGGGGGCAGCGACAAAATGatgggacacagagacagacacaggacaaaaggaaaaggattaaCGTGTACTGGAACATTGAGAGACGGGAGAAAACAGGGCAACATCTGAAGAGAAAATGACCTCAAAACGGTCAAAAGACCTTAAGCCACATGACAAACCCCAAGGAACAGGAGGCATGTTAACCGCTAGGGTGAGCGCTTCACGGAAATTTTCTTCTCAAGCGAAGCTGGCACACACACCAAAAGCGAGCGCACGCCGGGCCGGAGAGCAAATCTTTCAAAGACTGCTAGAAGCACGTCCAGTGAACTAGTGGAATTTAACTAAAAACCAGTAACAGAAAGAGAACGAAACAATTAACTGTTTTGAAATCAAGCGATGTACTGCTAAGTATAGAAATCAAAAAACAACtggaaatggaaatcagaaaatatttgatCTGAATGAAGCTGAAAAATACTTCTATTTCAAGACAGGGATGTAGCTAAGGCTTATAAAAAACGTATAACCTttaagatatatatgtgtgtgtgtgtgttagaaaagGGAAAAGGCTGAAAAAAACCCAGTGATCTAAAAATCTGGataaaagaatcagaaagagggatgcctgggtggctcagtcagttaagcatctgccttcagctcagctcatgatcctacCCTCCCAGGATCAAGtgctgtatcaggctccttgctcagcagggagtcagcttcttcctctacctgctgctctccctccttacgctctctgactaataaataaataaaatcttaaaaaaaaaaaaaaaaaaaaggactgcttgggtagctcagttggttaagcacctgactcttgatttcaagttCAGGTCTCAATCTccgtgtcatgagttcaagccccacagctccatgctggtcatggagcctacttaaaaaaaaataaaaataaaaataaaaaaaagaaggaaatagtatGTAGAAGggcagaaattaaatatatagaaaaacatGTAATAGAGTGACTCCTAAAATTGGTTATCTGATGACACAACCTTGAGAAAGGAATTTCCTTAATCCAATAAAGAATATCTACCCaggatgtgagggcgatctggctgcgacatctgtcaccccattgatcgccagggttgattcggctgatctggctggctaggtgggtgtccccttcctccctcaccgctccatgtgcgtccctcccgaagctgcgCGCTCGGTtgaagaggacgaccttccccgatagaggagaggaccgttcttcggtcaagggtatacgagtagctgcgctcccctgctagaacctccaaacaagctctcaagaaTATCTACCCAAAATCTACATCAGGGCACCTgatggtacagtcagttaagtggctgactcttggttttggcgcaggttgtgatctcagggtcgtgggatcgagccccatgttgggctccgtgctcaggatggagtctacttgagactctctctccctccctccacccctggccCATGTACTctctctaaatcttaaaaaaacaacaacaaaaaatccaacCGTAAGAATCCTATATCAAACAGTATATATAACAGAAAATGTGGCGAGCACTCCCTCTGAGATCAAGGAAAACAAAGATGTTTGtgatcacttctattcaacatcatactTCAGATCTTAACCAAATACAATAAGGCATAAAACAATATGAGAACAGCGAGAGAAAAGAGCTGTCATTGTAGACAACATGACGTACATACAAATAGCCTAAAGAatatatgggtgcctgggtggctcagttggttgagccactcccttcagctcaggtcatgatcccggagtcctgggattgagtcctgcatcgggctccctgctccatggggagtctgcttctccctctgaccctcacccctctcatgtgtgcactctctctcaaataaataaaattaaaaaaaaaaaaaaaaaaaaaagaatatacagatgaggggcgcctgggtggctcagtgggttaagcctctgccttcagcttgggtcatgatctcagggtcctgggatcaagccccgcatcaggctctctggctcagcagggagtctgcttcccccctccccttctctctgcctgcctctctccctacttgggatctgtcaaataaataaataaaatctttaaaaaaaaaaaaaagaatatacagatgAATATTATGGAATTTAGCAAATTTTCTGAATATGATAATCAGTAGTATTTGAATACATCAGCAACAGACTTTAATAAACcacttataatagcatcaaaaatatatCTAGGAATATGTTTAATATGTAAAACCACTACACAGAGCAGTTAAAGATGATGTAAATAAGTGAAAGATATacaatgttcatggattggaagatttaatgacatttgtaaaaatgtcatttctctccaaaataacTGGTAGATTAAAGGCAATCTTAATATCTCAGCAAGTGGCCATTCTTTCTTTTAGCAGAAATCAGTGAGTTGATTCTAAACTTACAGAGAAACACAAAGGGTCAAGAGCCAAGATAATTCTGAAGAGGAATGAGACAAATAAAGTTGGATGATTTATCCTACTATACATCAAAACTAAAAGACTGTGtggaaaagccagaaaaaaaaagatatagggcAGAAAAGCAGACCAATGGAACACAACAAAATCTAGAAATGgatccatatatatatacttaaattatAACTAAGGCAGTACCACACAGCAACAGGAAAGGGATGGTCCAATACTTCAATAAACGTTGCTAAGTCAAATGGACATTTCAATGGAAAAACGCTAATTTTGATGGCCACTTcccaccatatacaaaaatcaacttcaaaaaatcaacaacaaagaaTAAAGCTTCTAAAAGGTAGCACATCATCATCATGACTTTAGGTAGACAAAGAGTTCCTAAACAGTGCACACAAAACATTAGCCGTAGGCGCAAAGTAAAGAAATTGAAGTGGTGAGACAGAGTAGGAGAGTGATTTGTTGCAACACATACTAGTTACAGAGAgcttatatctagaatatataaagaatttctataaattagtgacaaaaagacaatagaaaagggCCAAGAAACCTGAAGAGGCACttcatgaaaaaggaaatataaacgGCTAATGAACAGCTCCTACCTCTAGCTCATTCGCAATCAGCAATTATAATCACACGTAACCACCACAGGGAAAACT
It encodes:
- the POM121C gene encoding nuclear envelope pore membrane protein POM 121C isoform X3 gives rise to the protein MRAPEPEPPRDCGTLSNRFMITPRRRYPIQQAQYSLLGVLPTVCWNGYHKKTVLSARNSKMVCSPVTVRIAPPDSKWTRSPLPEQTINSTLSSPSSNAPDPCAKETVLSALKERKKRTVEEEDQIFSDSQENKRRRHDSSGSGHSAFEPLVANGVPASFVPKPGSLKRGLNSQSSDDHLNKRSRTSSVSSLTSTYTGGIPSSSRNAITSSYSSTRGFSQLWKRTGPSSSPLSSPASSRSQTPERPAKKIREDELSHRSSSSTPLAADKEAQGERAADSTTWKAQNSWSSPPTPGSSGQRRRKVQLLPPRRGARLALPPPPQLGYSITAEDLDLEKRASLRWFNKALAEGTDAASNCVTEKPPTTQPSLTFTLPAAGTAAAPASAPASTPAPSTNPLLESLKKMQSSASLPSSPESTAAAATAAPSPPKTPSLLAPLGSPQSGPLPGTSSEAKSAANFLGLTPAASQIPATNTTVSSLAPQAEKSSMSPAPAAPSPTPKPSLLLGMLSAAPADPPVSTAPSVSSASPMFKPIFMVPPKSENEDPLLSSPSKVATTAPSGSALPAPASSPQPMFKPIFGSMGSPTSAPLSAPFSFSQTAAPATAGNVPLFAGQAGATSAAAPTSTASTSADSTSKPVFSFGVSSVTSTTTSAAPPFLFGAPPASGASFTPAAGSIFQFGKPPTTPASTAVTTFGQSLPGAVRTAATSSGGGAPCLSGFGGGLSTPAPATGSPPAPTFTTAAAAAPAFHIPFGSSAKPTLPSYPGAHPQPAFGAADGQPQGAAKPALGPGFGSSFTFGNSTAATPAPGPAQPAFGGAAPSSFGSLKPASAFGTPAGTQPAFGSGAPVFSFGAATTSGFGAATQTTSSGTGSSVFGGATPSPFTFGGSAGPAGSGGFGIHVATPGTSGAFSFGTGQSGTTSSTTPFGGGLSQSTLGGSSQSTPFAFNVGSTPESKPVFGGTSTPTFGQNTPASGVGTSGSGLSFGASSTPSQGFVGVVPFGSAAPSFSIGAGSKTPGARQRLQARRQHTRKK
- the POM121C gene encoding nuclear envelope pore membrane protein POM 121C isoform X2, translating into MSPAAAAAGGGERRRPIASVRDGRGRGGGCGGRGGAALLGLSLFGLVLYLVPAAAALAWLAVGATAAWWGLSREPRGSRALSSLVRNARRQRTLHASPPAKSAVNGNLLEPRTLLEGPDPAELLLMGSYLGKPGPPQPAPAPEARDLLERPGRRRTPARAAPPAHSAHRVHHIHPSLPTPLLRSSRRPSHRDCGTLSNRFMITPRRRYPIQQAQYSLLGVLPTVCWNGYHKKTVLSARNSKMVCSPVTVRIAPPDSKWTRSPLPEQTINSTLSSPSSNAPDPCAKETVLSALKERKKRTVEEEDQIFSDSQENKRRRHDSSGSGHSAFEPLVANGVPASFVPKPGSLKRGLNSQSSDDHLNKRSRTSSVSSLTSTYTGGIPSSSRNAITSSYSSTRGFSQLWKRTGPSSSPLSSPASSRSQTPERPAKKIREDELSHRSSSSTPLAADKEAQGERESTAAAATAAPSPPKTPSLLAPLGSPQSGPLPGTSSEAKSAANFLGLTPAASQIPATNTTVSSLAPQAEKSSMSPAPAAPSPTPKPSLLLGMLSAAPADPPVSTAPSVSSASPMFKPIFMVPPKSENEDPLLSSPSKVATTAPSGSALPAPASSPQPMFKPIFGSMGSPTSAPLSAPFSFSQTAAPATAGNVPLFAGQAGATSAAAPTSTASTSADSTSKPVFSFGVSSVTSTTTSAAPPFLFGAPPASGASFTPAAGSIFQFGKPPTTPASTAVTTFGQSLPGAVRTAATSSGGGAPCLSGFGGGLSTPAPATGSPPAPTFTTAAAAAPAFHIPFGSSAKPTLPSYPGAHPQPAFGAADGQPQGAAKPALGPGFGSSFTFGNSTAATPAPGPAQPAFGGAAPSSFGSLKPASAFGTPAGTQPAFGSGAPVFSFGAATTSGFGAATQTTSSGTGSSVFGGATPSPFTFGGSAGPAGSGGFGIHVATPGTSGAFSFGTGQSGTTSSTTPFGGGLSQSTLGGSSQSTPFAFNVGSTPESKPVFGGTSTPTFGQNTPASGVGTSGSGLSFGASSTPSQGFVGVVPFGSAAPSFSIGAGSKTPGARQRLQARRQHTRKK
- the POM121C gene encoding nuclear envelope pore membrane protein POM 121C isoform X1; the protein is MSPAAAAAGGGERRRPIASVRDGRGRGGGCGGRGGAALLGLSLFGLVLYLVPAAAALAWLAVGATAAWWGLSREPRGSRALSSLVRNARRQRTLHASPPAKSAVNGNLLEPRTLLEGPDPAELLLMGSYLGKPGPPQPAPAPEARDLLERPGRRRTPARAAPPAHSAHRVHHIHPSLPTPLLRSSRRPSHRDCGTLSNRFMITPRRRYPIQQAQYSLLGVLPTVCWNGYHKKTVLSARNSKMVCSPVTVRIAPPDSKWTRSPLPEQTINSTLSSPSSNAPDPCAKETVLSALKERKKRTVEEEDQIFSDSQENKRRRHDSSGSGHSAFEPLVANGVPASFVPKPGSLKRGLNSQSSDDHLNKRSRTSSVSSLTSTYTGGIPSSSRNAITSSYSSTRGFSQLWKRTGPSSSPLSSPASSRSQTPERPAKKIREDELSHRSSSSTPLAADKEAQGERAADSTTWKAQNSWSSPPTPGSSGQRRRKVQLLPPRRGARLALPPPPQLGYSITAEDLDLEKRASLRWFNKALAEGTDAASNCVTEKPPTTQPSLTFTLPAAGTAAAPASAPASTPAPSTNPLLESLKKMQSSASLPSSPESTAAAATAAPSPPKTPSLLAPLGSPQSGPLPGTSSEAKSAANFLGLTPAASQIPATNTTVSSLAPQAEKSSMSPAPAAPSPTPKPSLLLGMLSAAPADPPVSTAPSVSSASPMFKPIFMVPPKSENEDPLLSSPSKVATTAPSGSALPAPASSPQPMFKPIFGSMGSPTSAPLSAPFSFSQTAAPATAGNVPLFAGQAGATSAAAPTSTASTSADSTSKPVFSFGVSSVTSTTTSAAPPFLFGAPPASGASFTPAAGSIFQFGKPPTTPASTAVTTFGQSLPGAVRTAATSSGGGAPCLSGFGGGLSTPAPATGSPPAPTFTTAAAAAPAFHIPFGSSAKPTLPSYPGAHPQPAFGAADGQPQGAAKPALGPGFGSSFTFGNSTAATPAPGPAQPAFGGAAPSSFGSLKPASAFGTPAGTQPAFGSGAPVFSFGAATTSGFGAATQTTSSGTGSSVFGGATPSPFTFGGSAGPAGSGGFGIHVATPGTSGAFSFGTGQSGTTSSTTPFGGGLSQSTLGGSSQSTPFAFNVGSTPESKPVFGGTSTPTFGQNTPASGVGTSGSGLSFGASSTPSQGFVGVVPFGSAAPSFSIGAGSKTPGARQRLQARRQHTRKK